Proteins encoded in a region of the Bubalus bubalis isolate 160015118507 breed Murrah chromosome 9, NDDB_SH_1, whole genome shotgun sequence genome:
- the PTTG1 gene encoding securin isoform X1, whose protein sequence is MATLIYVDKENGEPGIHVAPKDGLKLGPVPSVKALDGRSQVSTPRVGKMFDAPPALPKTARKALGTVNRATEKSVKTNGPLKQKQTTFSTKKITEKTVKAKSSVPASDDTYPEIEKFFPFNPLDFESFDLPEEHQIAHLPLSGVPLMILDEERELEQLLHVGPPSPLKMPPLLWESNLLQSPSSILSTLDVELPPVCCDLDI, encoded by the exons ATGGCTACTCTGATCTATGTTGATAAGGAAAATGGAGAACCAGGCATCCATGTGGCTCCTAAGGACGGGCTGAAGCTGGGGCCTGTGCCTT CAGTCAAAGCTTTGGATGGGAGATCTCAGGTTTCAACACCACGTGTTGGCAAAATGTTTGATGCTCCACCAGCTTTACCAAAAACTGCAAGAAAGGCTTTGGGAACTGTCAACAGAGCTACAGAAAAATCAGTTAAGACGAATGGACCgctcaaacagaaacagacaactTTCTCTACCAAAAAG ATTACTGAGAAGACTGTTAAAGCAAAAAGTTCGGTTCCTGCCTCAGATGACACCtatccagaaatagaaaaattctttCCCTTCAATCCATTAG ATTTTGAGAGTTTTGACCTGCCTGAGGAGCACCAGATCGCCCACCTCCCCTTGAGTGGAGTGCCTCTCATGATCCTTGATGAGGAGAGGGAGCTTGAGCAGCTGTTACACGTGGGCCCGCCTTCGCCTCTGAAGATGCCTCCTCTGCTGTGGGAGTCTA ATCTGTTGCAGTCTCCCTCAAGCATTCTGTCGACTCTGGATGTTGAATTGCCACCTGTTTGCTGTGACTtagatatttaa
- the PTTG1 gene encoding securin isoform X2 codes for MATLIYVDKENGEPGIHVAPKDGLKLGPVPFKALDGRSQVSTPRVGKMFDAPPALPKTARKALGTVNRATEKSVKTNGPLKQKQTTFSTKKITEKTVKAKSSVPASDDTYPEIEKFFPFNPLDFESFDLPEEHQIAHLPLSGVPLMILDEERELEQLLHVGPPSPLKMPPLLWESNLLQSPSSILSTLDVELPPVCCDLDI; via the exons ATGGCTACTCTGATCTATGTTGATAAGGAAAATGGAGAACCAGGCATCCATGTGGCTCCTAAGGACGGGCTGAAGCTGGGGCCTGTGCCTT TCAAAGCTTTGGATGGGAGATCTCAGGTTTCAACACCACGTGTTGGCAAAATGTTTGATGCTCCACCAGCTTTACCAAAAACTGCAAGAAAGGCTTTGGGAACTGTCAACAGAGCTACAGAAAAATCAGTTAAGACGAATGGACCgctcaaacagaaacagacaactTTCTCTACCAAAAAG ATTACTGAGAAGACTGTTAAAGCAAAAAGTTCGGTTCCTGCCTCAGATGACACCtatccagaaatagaaaaattctttCCCTTCAATCCATTAG ATTTTGAGAGTTTTGACCTGCCTGAGGAGCACCAGATCGCCCACCTCCCCTTGAGTGGAGTGCCTCTCATGATCCTTGATGAGGAGAGGGAGCTTGAGCAGCTGTTACACGTGGGCCCGCCTTCGCCTCTGAAGATGCCTCCTCTGCTGTGGGAGTCTA ATCTGTTGCAGTCTCCCTCAAGCATTCTGTCGACTCTGGATGTTGAATTGCCACCTGTTTGCTGTGACTtagatatttaa